A window from Polynucleobacter sp. MWH-UH25E encodes these proteins:
- the araD gene encoding L-arabinonate dehydratase → MSKKTKESLRSARWFAPDDLRSFGHRSRAMQMGYGPEDWAGKPVIAIINTWSDINPCHTHFKQRVEDVKRGILQAGGFPLELPAISLAEQYVKPTTMLYRNMLAMETEELIRSHPVDGAVLMGGCDKTTPGLVMGALSAGLPFVYLPAGPMLRGNWKGKVLGSGSDAWKYWDERRAGNISEAQWLEVEGGIARSHGTCMTMGTAATMMGITEALGLTLPGASSIPAADASHPRMAAACGRRIVEMVWEDLTPARVLSKANFLNAINAAMAMGCSTNAIIHLIAMSRRAGAECTVTLNDFDQASRKVPVIANIRPSGDQYLMEDFYYAGGMPALLKQMGGHLNLSAMTITSKTIGENIKDAQVHNDDVIRPLDKAIYQEGALAVLKGNIAPGGAVIKPSACAERFLKHTGPALVFDSYPEMKKAVEDENLDVTEDHILVLRNAGPKGGPGMPEWGMLPIPVKLVKQGVRDMLRLSDARMSGTSYGACILHTSPESYIGGPLALVKTGDLITVDVPNRKIHLEISDEELAQRKAKWVAPEPKYERGYGWMFSRHILQAEDGCDFDFLETSFGKPVPEPDIF, encoded by the coding sequence ATGTCCAAAAAGACCAAAGAATCCTTGCGTAGTGCTCGCTGGTTTGCACCAGATGATTTGCGTTCCTTTGGACATCGTTCTAGAGCCATGCAAATGGGTTATGGGCCAGAGGATTGGGCAGGTAAACCCGTTATTGCCATTATTAATACTTGGTCTGATATCAATCCTTGTCATACACACTTCAAGCAACGAGTAGAAGATGTGAAGCGTGGCATATTACAAGCTGGTGGATTTCCGTTGGAGTTGCCTGCCATTTCATTAGCAGAGCAATACGTTAAGCCAACCACCATGCTCTATCGCAATATGCTCGCGATGGAAACAGAAGAATTGATTCGTTCGCATCCAGTCGACGGAGCGGTTCTCATGGGTGGCTGTGATAAGACTACGCCCGGTTTGGTAATGGGCGCTTTATCTGCAGGTCTACCATTTGTCTATTTACCCGCTGGTCCAATGCTACGCGGGAACTGGAAAGGCAAAGTCTTAGGTTCAGGTTCAGATGCATGGAAGTATTGGGATGAGCGCCGTGCAGGCAATATCTCTGAAGCGCAGTGGTTGGAAGTGGAGGGCGGTATTGCCCGTAGCCATGGCACCTGTATGACGATGGGCACTGCCGCCACCATGATGGGCATTACTGAGGCGTTAGGACTAACTTTGCCAGGCGCATCGAGTATTCCAGCAGCAGATGCGAGTCACCCGCGTATGGCTGCTGCTTGCGGTAGAAGAATTGTTGAAATGGTGTGGGAAGACCTCACACCTGCAAGGGTGCTTAGTAAAGCCAATTTCTTAAACGCAATTAATGCAGCGATGGCGATGGGTTGCAGTACCAATGCCATCATTCATTTGATTGCCATGTCTCGTCGTGCAGGTGCAGAATGCACAGTGACCTTAAATGATTTTGACCAGGCCAGCAGAAAAGTTCCAGTGATTGCCAACATTCGGCCAAGTGGCGATCAATATCTGATGGAAGACTTTTATTACGCAGGCGGAATGCCAGCGCTTTTAAAACAAATGGGCGGTCATCTGAACCTAAGTGCAATGACCATCACTAGCAAAACCATTGGCGAGAATATAAAAGATGCGCAGGTGCATAACGATGATGTCATTCGACCATTAGATAAAGCCATTTACCAAGAGGGTGCGCTAGCAGTCCTGAAGGGAAATATCGCACCAGGTGGTGCAGTGATTAAGCCTAGTGCGTGTGCTGAGAGGTTCCTCAAACACACTGGCCCAGCTCTCGTATTTGATAGCTACCCAGAAATGAAAAAAGCCGTCGAGGATGAAAACCTCGATGTCACAGAGGATCACATCCTGGTTCTCAGAAACGCGGGCCCGAAAGGCGGTCCTGGTATGCCAGAGTGGGGCATGCTGCCCATTCCGGTGAAGTTAGTAAAGCAGGGTGTGCGTGACATGCTGCGCTTATCTGATGCCCGCATGAGTGGTACTAGTTATGGCGCTTGCATCTTGCATACATCACCAGAGTCTTATATTGGTGGCCCCTTAGCTTTAGTGAAAACGGGTGACCTGATTACTGTAGATGTACCAAACAGAAAAATACATCTAGAGATTAGTGATGAAGAGCTAGCCCAGAGAAAAGCAAAGTGGGTAGCACCAGAGCCCAAATATGAAAGAGGTTATGGGTGGATGTTTAGTCGTCACATTTTGCAAGCAGAAGATGGATGCGACTTTGATTTCCTAGAAACCAGTTTTGGTAAACCGGTACCTGAGCCGGATATTTTCTAA
- a CDS encoding ABC transporter ATP-binding protein has translation MSQQSLNSKTKLLEAQDLTMRFGGVTALDSLNLHVNEGEVLGLLGPNGSGKTTFFNVITGLYRASSGRVHFRGHDLTDASAQQVYLNAITRTFQRSRLSLPLTVFDNIAIGDNRRLNTGLLFNLLSRKAFKAEYERVVEQVESLLKTFNPKLAPKIFEPVASLPMIDRRRIEICRALISEPDLLLLDEPSAGMTHDETAEVMNDILQVRSKIKPFTIILIEHEMGLIQRMTERCIVLNYGKKIAEGTYDEIVSNREVQVAYLGQE, from the coding sequence ATGAGCCAGCAATCTTTGAATTCCAAGACTAAATTGCTAGAAGCACAAGATCTCACCATGCGTTTTGGTGGCGTTACAGCGCTGGACTCCTTGAATTTACATGTGAATGAAGGTGAGGTTCTAGGTCTTTTAGGCCCTAATGGATCTGGTAAGACAACATTTTTTAATGTCATCACTGGCTTGTATCGCGCTAGTTCCGGACGCGTGCATTTTCGCGGTCATGATTTGACTGATGCAAGTGCGCAGCAGGTTTATCTGAATGCCATTACTAGAACATTCCAACGCTCACGCTTGTCCTTGCCATTAACGGTATTTGATAATATTGCCATTGGTGATAATCGTCGCCTTAATACGGGTTTGCTCTTTAACTTACTCTCTCGCAAGGCGTTTAAGGCTGAGTATGAAAGGGTGGTCGAGCAGGTAGAAAGCTTATTAAAGACCTTCAACCCTAAATTGGCTCCCAAAATATTTGAGCCTGTTGCCAGTTTGCCGATGATTGATCGACGTCGTATTGAAATTTGCCGAGCCTTAATCAGCGAGCCTGATCTCTTGTTATTGGATGAGCCATCCGCAGGTATGACGCATGACGAAACTGCGGAAGTAATGAATGATATTTTGCAGGTGCGAAGCAAAATCAAGCCCTTTACGATTATTTTGATCGAGCACGAGATGGGCTTAATTCAGCGTATGACTGAGCGTTGTATCGTCCTGAATTACGGTAAAAAGATTGCCGAAGGCACTTATGATGAAATCGTGAGCAACCGTGAAGTTCAGGTTGCCTATTTGGGGCAGGAATAA
- a CDS encoding branched-chain amino acid ABC transporter permease yields the protein MKLLISTFIVCLIYCILLLGAENQLEVGALVAIAFVASLVGKKTGFMDRLALAVSQHPSFPATASVIGVLVMMIVFHNSHFALLMLATVLIYSIVCLGLNIQFGYVGIVNFAGAAFFGIGSYTAAVLATHTEVPHLLVLFIAATISALIGSILIYPVLRTRGHYAALVTIAFGILFRNFLEVNDTLGGPQGLKIPPLTIFGWNLSDGLEVVGIELSFYIPYLVIALVLLIATFRITRNLERSWIGLSMDMVRTDEIAASTFGVNIAHWKIVAFTLGNFVAGLAGALYGMMTAYVAPNNFTFADSLILVSIVILGGIGNPWGIIPAAAIVVILPEKLQFIQEYRFLLYAIVVILILLFRPDGLLPRRVRQYFPSGKAGEKE from the coding sequence ATGAAATTGTTGATCTCTACTTTCATTGTTTGCTTGATCTATTGTATCTTGTTGCTCGGTGCTGAAAATCAACTGGAAGTCGGTGCATTAGTTGCGATTGCTTTTGTCGCGAGTTTAGTTGGCAAGAAAACTGGGTTCATGGATCGTCTGGCTCTTGCAGTCAGTCAGCATCCAAGCTTTCCAGCAACTGCGTCAGTGATCGGTGTCCTGGTCATGATGATCGTGTTTCATAACTCCCACTTTGCTTTGTTGATGCTGGCAACGGTATTGATTTACTCCATTGTTTGCTTGGGACTTAATATTCAATTTGGCTACGTAGGTATTGTTAACTTTGCGGGTGCCGCATTCTTTGGTATTGGAAGCTATACCGCCGCAGTTTTAGCTACTCATACCGAAGTACCGCACTTATTAGTACTATTCATTGCGGCAACAATCTCGGCCTTAATTGGTTCCATCCTGATTTATCCAGTTCTGAGAACGCGTGGTCACTATGCTGCGCTAGTAACGATTGCTTTTGGTATTTTGTTCCGCAACTTCTTAGAGGTAAACGACACCCTGGGTGGTCCGCAAGGCTTAAAAATTCCACCGCTAACCATTTTTGGCTGGAATCTTTCTGATGGGCTTGAGGTGGTCGGTATTGAGTTGTCCTTCTATATTCCTTATTTAGTGATTGCCTTAGTTCTGCTGATTGCAACCTTCCGTATTACTCGCAATTTAGAGCGCTCATGGATTGGTTTAAGTATGGATATGGTTCGTACGGATGAGATTGCCGCTTCTACTTTTGGGGTCAATATCGCCCATTGGAAAATTGTTGCATTTACTTTGGGTAACTTTGTCGCGGGCTTGGCTGGTGCGCTCTACGGCATGATGACGGCCTATGTGGCGCCAAACAACTTCACTTTTGCTGATTCTTTGATCCTGGTTTCAATTGTGATTCTTGGTGGCATTGGGAACCCATGGGGAATTATTCCTGCAGCCGCGATTGTGGTGATTCTTCCGGAGAAATTGCAGTTTATTCAGGAGTATCGCTTTCTGCTATACGCAATCGTAGTAATTTTGATTTTGCTATTCCGTCCCGATGGTTTATTACCAAGGCGTGTTCGCCAGTATTTTCCTTCTGGTAAAGCGGGAGAAAAAGAATGA
- a CDS encoding branched-chain amino acid ABC transporter permease — MSFDIFLQYLLNGLMLGVIYAIVAVGFTLYFGVLDVIKFSHGDILMVGAFAGLTTYIGIAGTFDSPWLQLLVLVLVSLSIAAFLGAIIARYLILPLQKAPPINTLLVTLMLGLALRELVRLFYPNGSNPKPFPRLLPSDGIAIGEFILRSDSLILLATGVITIVAVQRLITKSKIGLAIRAVAQDSETARIMGINFRQIVLITFMLGSALAALAGLMNGLYYNEVNFSMGLLLGVIGFSAAVVGGLGNFYGAIVGGFLFAALQTVGAVLLPAILPSVPSAYKDVFAFAAIIIIMGLKPTGLISEKSSERV; from the coding sequence GTGTCATTTGATATTTTTTTGCAGTATCTTCTTAATGGGTTGATGCTGGGCGTCATTTACGCAATTGTGGCGGTCGGCTTCACCCTGTACTTTGGTGTTCTGGACGTTATTAAGTTCTCGCACGGCGATATCTTGATGGTGGGGGCCTTTGCTGGCCTCACCACTTATATTGGCATTGCTGGAACTTTTGACTCTCCATGGCTACAACTGCTTGTGTTGGTGTTAGTGAGCCTTTCGATAGCAGCATTTCTTGGTGCAATCATTGCGCGCTATTTGATTCTGCCTCTCCAAAAAGCACCCCCAATTAATACATTGCTAGTTACTTTGATGTTGGGCTTGGCTTTGCGTGAGTTGGTTCGCTTGTTTTATCCAAATGGATCCAATCCAAAACCATTCCCAAGACTCCTTCCGAGCGATGGAATTGCTATTGGAGAATTCATATTGCGCTCGGATAGTTTGATTCTTCTAGCTACCGGTGTGATTACGATTGTTGCTGTGCAGAGGCTGATTACCAAAAGCAAGATCGGATTAGCGATTCGTGCAGTTGCGCAAGATAGTGAAACTGCACGCATTATGGGCATCAATTTTCGACAAATTGTGCTGATCACTTTTATGTTGGGATCTGCATTGGCTGCGCTAGCAGGTTTGATGAATGGCTTGTATTACAACGAAGTCAATTTCAGTATGGGCTTGCTTTTAGGGGTGATTGGATTCTCTGCTGCGGTTGTTGGTGGCTTGGGTAATTTCTATGGAGCGATTGTTGGTGGCTTCTTATTTGCCGCTCTTCAAACGGTTGGGGCAGTATTGCTACCGGCAATACTGCCTAGCGTTCCCAGCGCATACAAAGATGTATTCGCATTTGCGGCGATCATCATCATTATGGGATTAAAGCCAACCGGTTTGATCTCAGAAAAATCCAGTGAGCGGGTGTAA
- a CDS encoding branched-chain amino acid ABC transporter substrate-binding protein, which translates to MKSRISTLFAALVISISGNVSAKDTVKIAYIGPLTGGVSANGIGGRNSADLAVRLKNQDPNAKYKYELVAADDECKPNVGVQVATKIASDSSIIAGVTHYCSAVAMSTVDVYHKFGLPVMVWGAVLPEITYANNYKEVHRVNGTMINQNEVAAKFLTGLGYKKWVIIHDTTDYGKGHNKYFSQYLTKNGGQILGTFGVTADQQDFTAELTKVKELKPEVVYFGGLTPIGIRIRTQMDRLGIKAVFEGTSGIKSDAYIEGLGKLSEGSLSFIEGAPWEKLPGGLGFIAKYNQQKYPDAPEAYGPFAYTAATLIIDAIEKAGPDRKKVMAVLNNTQNVETIIGKVSFDDHRQNIVPLISKYVAQDGKWVVWEDSLYAKGQRKLGQ; encoded by the coding sequence ATGAAATCACGTATTTCTACGTTGTTTGCAGCCCTAGTTATCAGTATTTCAGGGAATGTATCTGCTAAAGATACAGTCAAAATTGCCTATATTGGACCCCTGACAGGGGGAGTTTCTGCGAACGGTATTGGTGGCCGAAACTCAGCAGATTTGGCAGTTCGATTAAAGAACCAGGACCCAAATGCAAAGTACAAGTACGAACTAGTTGCGGCTGATGATGAATGCAAACCGAACGTAGGTGTACAAGTTGCAACCAAGATCGCTTCAGATAGTTCAATTATTGCTGGCGTTACTCACTACTGTTCTGCAGTGGCAATGAGTACGGTCGACGTTTATCACAAGTTTGGCTTGCCGGTCATGGTTTGGGGCGCTGTTTTGCCTGAAATTACTTACGCCAACAACTACAAAGAAGTACATCGTGTTAATGGCACCATGATTAACCAAAACGAAGTTGCAGCAAAGTTTCTTACAGGGCTTGGTTACAAGAAGTGGGTCATCATTCATGACACTACCGACTACGGTAAAGGTCACAATAAATATTTTTCTCAATATCTCACCAAAAATGGTGGACAGATTTTGGGAACCTTTGGCGTTACTGCAGATCAGCAGGATTTCACAGCGGAGTTGACCAAAGTAAAAGAGTTAAAGCCTGAGGTAGTCTATTTCGGAGGTTTAACTCCTATCGGTATTCGCATTCGTACACAGATGGATCGTCTGGGTATTAAGGCTGTATTTGAAGGCACCTCTGGAATTAAGTCTGATGCCTACATTGAGGGCTTGGGCAAACTCTCTGAAGGTTCGCTCTCATTTATTGAGGGCGCTCCATGGGAGAAATTGCCAGGTGGTCTTGGATTTATCGCTAAATACAATCAACAAAAATATCCTGATGCTCCAGAGGCATACGGACCATTTGCTTACACTGCAGCAACTCTGATTATTGATGCGATCGAAAAGGCTGGACCAGATCGCAAGAAAGTAATGGCAGTGTTAAACAACACTCAAAATGTGGAAACTATTATTGGCAAGGTAAGCTTTGACGATCATCGTCAAAATATCGTTCCATTGATTTCCAAATACGTTGCGCAAGACGGTAAATGGGTTGTTTGGGAAGATAGTTTGTATGCCAAAGGACAGCGTAAGCTAGGCCAATAA
- a CDS encoding ABC transporter ATP-binding protein — protein MALLEIDHIYTAYDRIDVLEDVSIQVERGQITCILGANGAGKSTLIRSILGLTPANRGKITFNGADITHLATHRIIGQGIACVPEGRRVFPRMTVDENLSAGAYLVGDQKVIQERRERVKTLFPRLAERSNQLAGTMSGGEQAMLAIGRSLMSSPELLIFDEPSLGLSPLFVKENFKIIKEINQMGTTVLLVEQNVRQTLAISHRGYVIAKGQVVAQGSATELAENSEVQAAYFG, from the coding sequence ATGGCCTTATTAGAAATCGACCATATCTATACAGCCTATGATCGGATTGATGTTTTAGAAGACGTATCGATTCAAGTTGAGCGTGGACAAATCACTTGCATCTTAGGTGCTAATGGCGCCGGCAAGTCCACTCTCATTCGATCTATCCTGGGTTTAACTCCAGCTAATCGCGGCAAGATTACTTTTAATGGTGCGGACATCACGCATTTAGCGACTCACCGCATTATTGGTCAAGGTATTGCTTGTGTGCCGGAAGGGCGTCGTGTTTTTCCTCGAATGACAGTTGATGAAAATTTATCAGCAGGTGCATATCTAGTCGGCGATCAAAAGGTCATACAGGAACGTCGCGAGCGGGTAAAGACTTTATTTCCGCGTCTGGCTGAACGCTCTAATCAATTAGCGGGAACTATGTCTGGCGGTGAGCAAGCCATGTTGGCAATTGGCCGTAGCTTAATGAGCTCTCCCGAACTTCTCATTTTTGATGAGCCTTCTTTGGGTCTTTCCCCTTTATTTGTGAAAGAGAACTTCAAGATCATCAAAGAAATCAATCAAATGGGGACGACAGTCTTACTGGTTGAGCAAAATGTCCGTCAAACCTTAGCGATTTCGCATCGCGGCTACGTGATTGCGAAAGGGCAGGTTGTGGCACAGGGTAGCGCCACTGAGCTTGCTGAAAATTCAGAGGTACAAGCTGCCTATTTTGGGTGA
- a CDS encoding M20 family metallopeptidase: protein MHMMTIPDPIALTQELIRFNTVNPPGNEDQICNFLASILEPAGFECRKIEFAPRRMSLVAKIGACTPATPSICFTGHVDVVPLGARSWKHEPFAGVIEDGKLFGRGSSDMKSGVAAFIVAAMKTAQTPKAGGGVSMIITAGEETGCEGAFHLAASDEILKFLGPAGCFVVAEPTANEPLLGHKGAYWLKASTEGVTAHGSMPERGDNAFYKLAKAAITLEQFTFDTPAHPMMGQGTLNVGTARAGLNINSVPDAAEMTLDIRTVAGQSHKHIYGCLCKALGPVVKLETIIDIEGVYTPANDPWMAKVFDRCEQVNGVRPTEKTVSYFTDASALKPAIGNPPTVILGPGQPEMAHQTDEFCYVDKITDATQIFEDLITDWQQSRK from the coding sequence ATGCACATGATGACTATTCCCGATCCAATCGCACTAACCCAAGAGCTCATTCGATTTAACACAGTCAATCCTCCTGGTAATGAAGACCAGATTTGTAATTTTCTAGCGAGTATTTTGGAGCCGGCTGGTTTTGAGTGTCGCAAGATTGAGTTTGCGCCACGACGGATGAGTCTAGTTGCCAAAATTGGCGCTTGTACTCCTGCAACTCCAAGCATCTGTTTCACGGGTCATGTAGACGTAGTTCCATTAGGAGCTCGGTCTTGGAAGCATGAACCATTTGCTGGTGTAATTGAGGATGGCAAATTATTCGGTCGTGGCTCTAGCGATATGAAGAGCGGCGTTGCTGCTTTTATTGTTGCTGCCATGAAAACCGCGCAAACTCCTAAAGCAGGTGGTGGCGTCAGCATGATTATTACTGCGGGAGAAGAGACGGGTTGTGAAGGGGCGTTTCATCTTGCGGCGAGTGATGAGATTCTCAAATTTTTAGGCCCTGCTGGCTGTTTTGTTGTTGCAGAGCCCACCGCCAATGAGCCACTGCTGGGTCACAAGGGCGCTTATTGGCTCAAAGCTTCTACTGAGGGTGTTACTGCTCATGGATCGATGCCAGAGCGTGGTGACAATGCATTCTATAAATTGGCAAAAGCGGCGATCACTCTTGAGCAATTTACTTTTGATACCCCGGCGCATCCCATGATGGGGCAAGGTACGTTGAATGTGGGTACTGCTAGAGCGGGTTTAAATATCAACTCTGTGCCTGATGCTGCCGAAATGACTTTAGATATTCGTACGGTGGCGGGGCAAAGTCACAAACATATATACGGCTGTCTATGTAAAGCTCTAGGCCCGGTTGTGAAACTAGAAACCATCATTGACATTGAAGGCGTATACACACCTGCAAACGACCCTTGGATGGCCAAAGTATTTGACCGTTGTGAGCAAGTCAACGGTGTTAGACCAACTGAAAAAACAGTTTCTTACTTTACCGACGCTTCTGCACTAAAGCCCGCTATTGGTAATCCTCCAACAGTCATTCTGGGGCCTGGACAGCCAGAGATGGCGCATCAAACCGATGAATTTTGCTACGTAGACAAAATTACCGATGCCACCCAAATTTTTGAAGACCTGATTACCGATTGGCAGCAATCCAGAAAATGA